TGGCAATGCAAGCGGCCCTGTCTGAGATTATGGCCAGATTCTTGGAGTCAGCTAAGATCCTTTCTAACTTTTGAAGAAACCAAGTCCAAGCTTCCTCGTTCTCGCTGTCGACTATAGCGAATGCAAGTGGAAAGACCTGAAAGTTAGCATCTTGCCCACTAGCAGTCAGCAAGACACCTTTGTATTTTCCGCTGAGATGAGTGCCGTCAATAACCAGCACATGGCGAAGCTTCTTGAAACCTTCGATTGAAGCCCCAAATGCAAGAAACAAGTACAGGAAGCGCTCGTCACCGTCGTCGTCTACCTCGGTTTCCAAATCAGCAATTGTTCCTGGGTTGGCGAGCTTGAGCATGTAGAGGTACTCTGGTAGCTTCAGGAAGGACTCCTCGTCAGTCCCGGTAACCTCAGACGTTGCTATATCAATAGCACGATAACACTTCATGTACGATGTGGATAGCCGTAGATCCTCCAACACTAGCCTCTGTAGATCTTTTGCCTTCGGGTTCCTATTGTGCTCACCAAATCTGGATTTGTAGACAACAACTTTAACCTTTGAGGTTGCTTTCCCTCTGTATCCATTTCTGGTCTCAATAGGGCAACAATGGTCGATCTGTGCCTTCTTGATCTCGTAGTAACCACAACCACGCATCTCATGAGCCGTTACCCTCCAGTCACAGTGATCGTCAGGGCACTCCACTACAAAGTAATTCAACTTCGTAACAGTCTGCGTAAATTGGAATTGGTTTTTGATAGCATAGATTGCTAACGATATCTGACAATCTTCTTTGCTCCCATACATCTTTCCAACATAGACACGACCATCGTCTTTATCTGAATCAATTTATGGTATTTCTTCAACCTCGTATGTGGTGTCGTCGAAGAGGGACGGGATGTCGAACTCCTCTTCATCGACCTCTTTTAGTTTACGCGTCTCCCTCTGCGTCGGTGTGACCACATTACGGTGACCAGGGTTTGCCGACCATGGAAACTTCACGTCTTCGGCCTCTGCTGTAGTTTTGGCATTGAAGGGTCTGGAGCCGCCTGCGACGACTGTTTGGTCAAAAGCGTTGTTGGTGGTGCAGCTATAAGTCCTACGGGTAGTGTCCTCAGCATTGAAGACCTTATCCACAACATCAGAACCGCCGTTGTCCTCTCTTATGAACGGGGCCCAGAACTCTTTGTCGTATCCTCTAGGACGAACATCTCTGTCATCTACCTCATCAGCCAAACTGGAGTCGCTATCGATAGTTTCGCACAGCTCACCCTCGTTGCTCCTCAGGCTTTCGCCCCTGATTTTCTCTTCAACCTTCTCGACCTCGCGTAAGAGCTCGCTTCCTCTACAACAACATTGTCGATTTTAGAGGCCGCCGATGAGACATAACCACCTTTACCGGAGCTCCAAACATCGTCGAACATCTTTCTCTTCATTGCCTGAGCTGGTGTGCGGTAGCCTTTGGACCTGTACTCATCTCGGGAACTTTGATTCCCAAGATCAAAGGCATCGAATTTGGCAAAGAGATTCATAGGGGCGCCGACCTTCAGGTGTCTGCTGAAAAACCCTACCGCGCCGTCGTTGGTGAGCAGAACAGGGGGTGTCCTGATGCCTGTCGCAAGTTCTATGGATGACGGTGGCCAGTAACTTAAGGCTACACTCCCCAGCTTTCCCCCGTAGCTGAACTCTTTCATGACGTTTGCCTCCAACTCGCTCAGTGTAATGCCTTCTCGGAAGGGGACCATGCGAGACATCTGCTGTTTGTCAACGAAAAAATTCCATTTCCCATCTTCTCCACAAACCCAGTCGCCGGCCATCACCATGCAATACTCGTCCATGTCGTGACCACAAGTTGTTACGCCTGCAAAACAAAGATGGTCAAAAAACTCAGAACAACTGCATACATTGCAAAACCCAGAGGAAATATAGACGCATCTAGATCTATAACTCCTAAAAACCTTACTCTCAGATTTGGTTGCCGGAAGTTTTGCtgctagaagagaagaaagaagataagAACAAACAATTAATAAACCTACTTTACCGCTTAAAGCATCGTTGTACTGAATTCAACAAGAGCTGTCCGAttcttttccaaaaatatatgcATCTAACGGCTCACAAATAATAGCTCTGTTTCATGTACTACAAAACTTTAACCATTTAATTGCGACCAAGCCCATGTAACGACAAATATCAAAGGAAGTTACTTGGCCACTTTAGATTTAACCATGGTTAGAAAGTTTGTCTATGAAGAGCTTTTTGGGGACTGGAATAGTTAAAGCAAGGAGGAAAGCATACCACATGCAAGAAACACAAAAAAGTATCCTAAGACGTAAACGTCTCTTTTATATCAGTAATTAAAATGAGAAagtttggttattgttttagCGGTTAGGGAGGCTTTAAATTATCTTGGTCTGTAGTTTTTTTATAGGTTTCTTCTTGGTAAAGAAATGAGAACCCTAAGAACTAATAAATGCTAAGATCAAATTAGGATTTAATTTGGTGttgaaattaaagaaaaaatagtgGCGAAgagcaaacaaaataaaagcctGAAAAGGTAAAatcgatttattattattattttgccAAAGACTGGAGAAAAATCGATTTAATATTTAACACCCCCACTTCCTTCTTCTCCCAATTTCCCGCTTCTTCGATAACCCTAACTTGGAGATTCGCCGCCTTctccagaaaaaaaaaggatcttAATCTATTACCTTCTTCCTTTGAATCCAGGTTCGATTCCCCCGCCTCTGCGTTTCTATATCAATCTGTTGATTCccatgttttcatttttgtttcgTTGAATCTTTTTACGCAAGATATGGTCGTCTTTGATGATTGATTGTTCTCAAGCGTTTGAATTTTGATCGCAGATACTGATCAAACCAGATCGGATCTTCCTCTAAGATCCGTTCTAGGTTTTTCAATTTCTTGACGCGGATTCACCATCATGTCGATGGTTACGAAACAAGACGACGCGATCGAAATCCGCAACGTCTGGAACGAGAATCTCGACCACGAGATGTCTCTGATCTCGCAAGCCATTAACTATTTCCCTTACGTCGCCATGGACACGGAGTTCCCCGGAACCGTGTGCAAGAAAGTAACCACGGACGCGAACCCAAGGCGCGACGACTCCACCTGCTACGAGTCCTTGAAGACGAACGTGAACATGCTCAACATGATCCAGCTCGGCCTCACCTTATCCGACGACCAAGGAAACCTCCCAACCTTGGGAACCAACAAGAGGAGGCAATGCGTCTGGCAATTCAATTTCAGAGAATTCAACCTCAGGACCGACATGTACGCCCCTGACTCCATCGAGCTTCTCCGCCGCTCCGGGATCGACTTCGATAGGAACAACCGGCTCGGCGTCGAGTCGAAACGTTTCGCGGATCTGCTCATGGGATCGGGAGTGGTGCTCAACGAGGAGATTCAGTGGGTGACGTTCCACTGCGGGTACGACTTCGGCTACTTGCTGAGGCTCCTCACCGGGAGGAATCTGCCGGATAAGCAATCCGAGTTTTTGTACCTGGTGAACATGTTTTTCCCGAGGGTTTTCGATATCAAACACATGATTGGTTTCTGCCACGATCTCTTCGGCGGACTCAGCTCGCTGGCGGAGCGTCTTGAGGTGGAGAGAGTCGGTGTCTCGCACCAGGCGGGGTCGGATAGTTTGCTCACGGCGCGTGTGTTTAGGACGATGAAGGAGACGCGCTTCGCTGGTCGTTCCTTGGATATGTATTGTGGTGTTTTGTATGGATTAGGAACTGTTAATAATAATACTCCTTGCTGATAAGATGATTacaacaaattgaaaaaaaatgaaatttaaacaGTTTTATATGgtctttcttctttttggttATTTCTTTTGCATTTTTCGAAAAGAAGCCCATGATTTGTGGGCCGGGCCCATACGGATCCATTAGGGTTTTAGACAACTTTAAAGGCTCCATATAAATAGTTCACAATTTTCTTTCTCAATCCTTTCTGCTGCAGCCGTATTCGTCTTTGAGGTtagtctctttttctttttcagttcATCAAACGCTGTACGATCCGATCTATTCCTTATCTGGTCCATGCATTTGATAGTCTAACTATGTTCTTCTTAGGCAGCTGTTACTGTATTAAGAGTTTCATTCATAGTATTTTGTTTGAGCTgacttttttttggtttaaatttggcAGATAACAAGGACTTCTGTTTATTTTCCCGTCTTTAAACTCATTTTTAAAGAGACACCATGTCGGGGTAAGCTTCTCTTGCGTTGTGGCTACGCTGCATTTCTCAACCTGCGGAACCAGTAATAACTAGCCAACCGTCTGTGATAATTTTTATCTCTAGTTTGAATCAAAGCTCTGGTCTATGTAGTTGGAACTTGATTAGATTACAATGGAGATGACTTATTCTAGATAGGTTGAGGTTGTGACATGAATACTGATACTGATTGTCTGAATCCTTCTTATTCAGTGACGAGGCTGCTCCAGTTGTTGTTCCTCCCGTTGCTGAGCCAGCGGCCATCATCCCAGAAGATATGGACCTGTTGACCGCATTGGAGTTGACTCTTAGGAAAGCTCGTGCTCATGGTGGTGTTGTCCGTGGTCTCCATGAGAGCGCTAAGCTTATTGAGAAGCGTGTGGCTCAGCTTTGTGTCTTGGCTGAAGACTGCAACCAGCCTGATTACGTGAAGCTTGTTAAGGCTCTATGCGCTGATCACAACATCAACTTGCTTACTGTTCCAAGTGCCAAGACCCTCGGCGAGTGGGCTGGTGTAAGTCCTTATGCTTTCCTTAATCTCCATATACATACCTTTCTTTCTGAATGAAGGATCGGTTaaacaaaattgaatatttgatgttgtttcagCTCTGTAAGATTGACTCCGAGGGCAATGCCAGGAAGGTTGTTGGATGCTCATGTCTTGTAGTCAAGGTATTGTCTTTACGTCTCAATTTATGTGAATGAGATATAGTCACTAAATccatataattaatttcttttttttttcttcttatatcTGGTTGTTTACTGTGTGTTTCTTGATTGCTGTTTCAGGACTACGGTGAGGATACAACTGCCCTCAATATCGTCAAGAAGCACATTGAATCCAACTAAGTTTAAGGCGCATTTTAAATCTCGAATTTCTCAATGCCTGTTTTATCttggttttaatattttagcaAACAGCTCTCGCGCTTTGTTTTGAACATGATCAAGTTTTGCTGTTATGTAAGTTCGACTCTTACAAGGCCCATTTTATTGAAGTTTCTTTGCCTACTAgtattttttttgcataaaataaatgttaaaaattttACAGGCTAATCTTAATCAAAGCTTAAATGAAGATTATAAGAGAATGAAATTGGAAACTTTCCCTACTCTTTTCTTGGAAGCTTTTGTGGTTTCTTTTGCTGAACTCATCCTTCAGTTTAATCCACAGCTAATCTTGAGTGAAATTAGCTAGTATTCATCTGTTACTTACCCTGTGGTTATACTTTTTTTAGACGAATACAAAAAcacattcaaattttcaatttctTAACAGTGAAGAGTTCCGAAAAAGGGCGGGAAGTGACGAGTCCGAGCTTAGCATCAATTAACAGTTCATTATAGGCTTAAACGTTCGTTCTTAACTCTTGATGAGAGTTATTTATCTCCTCACAGTTCTTGCATGTTCAACACAGCGTACTATAAAAAGGGCGCTTCAGACTGGTAAAGTTGtcatttttctctctctctctctctctctctctgaccaATTTGGATTTTGAGGCGGCAAGAACAGCTGTTTTGTAGGGTTTTGAATCAATCATTAGATGTTGTtttcagaagaagaaaagatggGTCCTCTTGTCGGAGAGACTGAACTCTCTGAAGCACTCGTCAATGCTGGAAAAAATCTCCTCAAGCCTCCATCATCTACCAAAGCGCTTCTCCATCTTCTCAATGTGCGAATCATTCTCTGATTTTGTAACGTTTTCTCCTTACAAATGGCTTCTTGTTGATTGATCTGTCTTGTTGCGATTAGTTTGGTAGGGTTTCTCTTTTCATTGTGTGTTTTGTGTTTCGATGTTCTGCAAattgtgttgtttttttttttgtatcaatgTTTCTTGATTGTGACGTCTTGTGTAGTTCTGTCTTATGTACTAGTGTGAAActtcttgtttttgttgttcTATTTCTTGTATGTTTGGGTTTCATCTCATCTGTTTTCTTTGAGTGTCTCTCTGTGTTCCTAATTTCTTGGAAGGCGGGTCTTGGACTTGCTTCTGCTAAGGGTTTTTCTTCAGGcaagtttttatttgtttcttgttgTTCTGGTATGAGAAAGAGAGGATTCTTGATTGTTTCTTGTAACTTGTTACTTGTAGGTATCATTTCTTGATTGGCTCTTCCTGGGGTTTTTGGATCTTGTTTTGTAGTTCTCACTCTGTCTTGAATGCTAGTTTGATGTAAAGAAAAACCTGTTAGGTTTTGTATTGGTTGTCTTTTGTTCTTGGCTTATTCTGTTGTTTTTCTGTCTATTTTTGATTGTTGTTATCTTGTTTTGATTTACTTGTATTTATCgctcttcttcttgttgttggtttctcttcttatttgtttcttgtatagttgtgttttgaatttgtttatGGATTTgtctgtttttattttggtttgggcGGAATGCTTGTTTCTTATTGTTGTTTATCTTGTATtaattacaataaaataaaaagggtttTTCGAGttgtttgtgttttattttgtatattttgtttagGGCTTCTTGTCGGGAGTTTGTGATCTTGTCTCTTGTTGTCTTGTGATTGTGATGCTTCATCTTCATTTATTAGATTAGAAGCAGTTAGGGTTTCTCTTTTCTTGGCGATCCGAATAAaaaagttagattttttttgctcTATGAATGTGTTCAATGTCTGATGGAAGATGCCTTTGTAGAGTAAAGGTGAAACCTTTTAGTGTTCTATGCGTTTTATGATGTTCAATCCATCTGATTTCGATGCTTCTCCGGGCAGGAAGCCGAGGGTCAGCTCTCCAAGCTAGTGCAAGATCCTATTGCTGCGGTGCAGAACGCACTGAGACCATTGATGAAGGCTTTGGTATCTGCTCATCTCTTAAGAAACCGTGATTCTGATGTTTGGGTCTACGTTGTCTCCTGCTTAACCGAGATCATGAGGATAACTGCCCCAGAGGTCCCATATAACGATGATCAAATGAAGGTTTGATTTATACCATTACATTATATCCTCTTCTTTTTGTAATGTTTTCTTCTAATTTACTCTCACATGGCGTTTTGCTTTGCTTCTCTGGCTTTACAGGAGATCTTCAAGATGACAGTAAGAGCCTTTGGAAAACTAGCTGATACTTCATGTCCTAGCTATAAGAAAGCCGTTGGGGTGCTTGATACTGTTTCTAGGGTCAGATTATCATTGGTGATGTTGGACTTGGAGTGCGATGACCTTATTCTAAAGATGTTTCGCCAGTTCTTGAAAACCATTAGGTAACAATGCTCATCCATTAACTCTTATATGCTGCTTTATGCAAGTGCAACGCTGATGGGCTATTCTTTTGTGCATCTGTTAAAAGACCGAATCATCCTGAATCGGTGCTTCTTTCAATGGAAGCGATAATGGTGACGGTTATCCATGAGAGTGAAGAAGTACCCATGGATTTGCTCGAGATTCTCTTGGCTGCTCTCAACAAAGAAAGCCAGGCGAGTTTTTTTCTCAGTTCATGTTTATGTCTCCAAAGCTTTTCAATAGACataagatttgattttttttgctgGTCTCTATGGCGCAGGACTTCTCACCAGTGGCTTCGTGGCTTGCGGAGAAGGTTCTAATTACTTGCGCCTGTAAGCTTCAAACGTGCATCATTGAAGCTTTGAAGTCAACAGGGACTAGCTTGGAAATGTATTCTCCAGTAGTCTTGGCAATATGCCAAGGCGAAGCTGAAGCACACATCGTTGTTAAACCCAAACAAGCTGAGGTATCCTTAACGCCTTGAGCTCTTGGTTTAATTGCTTATACAGTGGTTTTGTGGTTGAGTCTTGGAATATACATATTTGGTAGGCTTTGTCATTTTAAGTGTTAAGTCCTTTTCACATTGTTTGTTGCTTAACCAATATCTGAAAAAATCTTTTGATGTCTCACAAGGGGAATATGTCTAAGAGAATTGCAAGATGTGGAACTCGAGCGCAAGGAGATGACAACGATTTGAAGCAAGTACAGCCTGGAAGTACAGACGTAGAGACAGAATCAGGGTCAATGAGGAGAGGACGGGAACTCAATCCTCTAATGAATACTGAGGAAGGCTATCCATTTAAGACGTCGTCAAGCAAGAAGGTGCAGGAAAAAGAACTTGGTGATTCGTCACTTGGAAAGCTGACTGCCAAGAAAGCATCTTTGCCTAGTGAAGTTGGTCAAACGAATCAGTCTGTTGTTTCTTCTCTCTCACCCTCTAGTAAGGCTAGGAAGGGGTCACGTAAACGGAGCCAGAGTAAGATCGAAGAGACAAATCTTGGTGCAGGGTCTTTAGCTGCACTAGTATCAAAGAAACAGATTGTGAAGAAAGATGAtcctgaagaagaagattttaTGGAATCTGACCTTGAAAAGCCTGAAGATAGCATAAAGACTGCTGCAAAGTCAAGTAAAAAGGAGAGAGCACAGAATCGTTCAGCAAAAGCATCTGCAAAGAAGCCACTTGCAGAATCTAATAGGGTAGAGGACAGTGTGAAAAAATCAGTCCACTCAGAATCAAAAGGTGCAAGCATGTATTCACATATTCTCCAGTCATCAAAGAACAAGGTAGCTTAgcatatatgatgaaaatgaattttcttGTCAAAATATAAACTCAAGAACTTCCTTCTTCCTCAAACTTATAATTGAATAAACTGTGTAGAAGAAGATTTCTCGTGCAATAACGCCTCCGAGGAAAGAGTCGGAACAAACTGCCAAAAGCCATCACAAGAGGAAACGGACAGCTGGAGAGGAAGTGGTGTGAAATCATTGCCTTTTGTGTCTATGGTATGAAGCTTTGATTTGTCTGTGTGTTTCATATGTGCTATATTCCTATTTGCAGGAGTCCCATAATAGTGAGCTCGGTGAGGAATTAGTTGGTAAGAGACTGAAAGTCTGGTGGCCATTGGACAAGAAGTAAGTGTATTGTGAAACATGCCAACTTCCGTTTTGAGTACTGTGTGATGAATGGAGCAATCTTACCATTGATATTTGCACAGGTTTTATGAAGGCGTCATAAAGTCTTATTCTAGTCGTCAGAAGAAGCATGTAGTGAGTTAACTTCGCTGACTACTAATTCGAAATTCTCAGTTTGTTGCATAAgtgattgatttagaatttatcctACTGCTGCTCGTTGCAGGTATCGTATACTGATGGGGATGTTGAAAACCTTGATCTTAAAAAAGAACGTTGGGAGATGATCCAGGATAATTCTTCATCCAGTGATGTGAGATTTTTGTTACATTGTGCATCTCTTTATTCATTCACCATTTCTTTAATCTTTTGCAGAATAATCTAATTGATAAGTGTACtgatattcttaaaaaaatgttgAGCAGGAAAAGGAGATTGATCTGCCTGATTCTACTCTTTTATCTGACATGTAAGTGAGAAACATTCATGGTCTGCCTGAATCACCCACAATTTTTAAGTTGGCACCTCGTTTTTATGCAGAAGGCGGAGGCAGAAAACAATGAAGAGAAAAAATGTGTGTAAGAATGTGGAACTGAGCAGTTCTTCAGACGTCAGGTGTGAAAATTTCCAATAATTCTAGTTATTGTTATAGAAGGTTTGATCCTTGAATGAAATCTCTCACATTTATGGATATAGATCCTCGAAGAAGAAGAGCGACCCTGTAGCAAACTCCACTAAGCTGAAGGGCGTAAGCAATGAACAAGAAAGCAGAGAAAAGCAGAATCTTGAATCCTCAAAAGCGACGAATGCTGAAATTGGCAGAACAAAAGGCAGGACTGAGAAAAGGCAGAGGGTGACTCGATCTATGCACCAGGAAAGTGAAAAAGATTGTGACGATAAGGAAGAACCTGAAACCAAAGCTGGTGGAGAAGAGTTAAAGTCTACAAACAAGTCAAATGCAATATCAGAAACTGATGGACAAGAACATAAAGTAGCAAAGGAGCCAGCTGCCAAAGCTGATGGAGTAGAGCGAGAGTCTGCGAAAGAGCCAAATGAAGAACCCAACACTGAGGTACAAGGGAGAGGATCAGCTAAAGAGATACCTGCATGCACAACATTGATTGAGGAGGAGGATATGTCTGAGGAGAGTCATAGAAGCGTGCCTGAGACTGGTAAGGTAGAAAACGAAGATGATCAGAGAGTAGTTAAAGAAGAGACTGATAAAGCAGAAGTCGGTACTATTCGTGTTTCAGTTTGATCCGTGAATAAGAATATGGTTAGATGATGTTAATTCAGGAAAAATAAGATGGGTTATTGTGGTTTAGGTAACTGATATGTTTAGTGGAAGCTGCTTGTTTAGAGACTTATGGTTGTTATTGTTTAGTGGAACTAGTTTGATCTCATGTCACCTAGCTAtctaaatatacatatttaaaagacATGTTTGTGCAATTAATATATGCTGTCCATCATACACAAACAGTGATAGTGCGTGTAGTCGTCTCAGCATTTCCTGTAATAGACACATAGCTTTGAACTTTGCAGAGAATAGTGTCTGAATCTAAAACCAAACATCTATTTTTGAAGGAGTTGACAAGTAAACTGTAAGCATAACTTACGACTTGTCTTTTCCATGTATACACATTCTTGTGAACCCATATTCTTCTAGAACTATTGTATTGTAACATATCCAGCATAGTAATACAAGAAATCATTAGAAAATAtgtaaatctattttatttccTTACATA
This region of Brassica napus cultivar Da-Ae chromosome C5, Da-Ae, whole genome shotgun sequence genomic DNA includes:
- the LOC106392717 gene encoding probable CCR4-associated factor 1 homolog 7 — translated: MSMVTKQDDAIEIRNVWNENLDHEMSLISQAINYFPYVAMDTEFPGTVCKKVTTDANPRRDDSTCYESLKTNVNMLNMIQLGLTLSDDQGNLPTLGTNKRRQCVWQFNFREFNLRTDMYAPDSIELLRRSGIDFDRNNRLGVESKRFADLLMGSGVVLNEEIQWVTFHCGYDFGYLLRLLTGRNLPDKQSEFLYLVNMFFPRVFDIKHMIGFCHDLFGGLSSLAERLEVERVGVSHQAGSDSLLTARVFRTMKETRFAGRSLDMYCGVLYGLGTVNNNTPC
- the LOC106390173 gene encoding 40S ribosomal protein S12-1, which translates into the protein MSGDEAAPVVVPPVAEPAAIIPEDMDLLTALELTLRKARAHGGVVRGLHESAKLIEKRVAQLCVLAEDCNQPDYVKLVKALCADHNINLLTVPSAKTLGEWAGLCKIDSEGNARKVVGCSCLVVKDYGEDTTALNIVKKHIESN
- the LOC106390201 gene encoding sister chromatid cohesion protein PDS5 homolog E-like isoform X1, with translation MLFSEEEKMGPLVGETELSEALVNAGKNLLKPPSSTKALLHLLNEAEGQLSKLVQDPIAAVQNALRPLMKALVSAHLLRNRDSDVWVYVVSCLTEIMRITAPEVPYNDDQMKEIFKMTVRAFGKLADTSCPSYKKAVGVLDTVSRVRLSLVMLDLECDDLILKMFRQFLKTIRPNHPESVLLSMEAIMVTVIHESEEVPMDLLEILLAALNKESQDFSPVASWLAEKVLITCACKLQTCIIEALKSTGTSLEMYSPVVLAICQGEAEAHIVVKPKQAEGNMSKRIARCGTRAQGDDNDLKQVQPGSTDVETESGSMRRGRELNPLMNTEEGYPFKTSSSKKVQEKELGDSSLGKLTAKKASLPSEVGQTNQSVVSSLSPSSKARKGSRKRSQSKIEETNLGAGSLAALVSKKQIVKKDDPEEEDFMESDLEKPEDSIKTAAKSSKKERAQNRSAKASAKKPLAESNRVEDSVKKSVHSESKGASMYSHILQSSKNKKKISRAITPPRKESEQTAKSHHKRKRTAGEEVESHNSELGEELVGKRLKVWWPLDKKFYEGVIKSYSSRQKKHVVSYTDGDVENLDLKKERWEMIQDNSSSSDEKEIDLPDSTLLSDIRRRQKTMKRKNVCKNVELSSSSDVRSSKKKSDPVANSTKLKGVSNEQESREKQNLESSKATNAEIGRTKGRTEKRQRVTRSMHQESEKDCDDKEEPETKAGGEELKSTNKSNAISETDGQEHKVAKEPAAKADGVERESAKEPNEEPNTEVQGRGSAKEIPACTTLIEEEDMSEESHRSVPETGKVENEDDQRVVKEETDKAEVGTIRVSV
- the LOC106390201 gene encoding sister chromatid cohesion protein PDS5 homolog E-like isoform X2; the encoded protein is MLFSEEEKMGPLVGETELSEALVNAGKNLLKPPSSTKALLHLLNEAEGQLSKLVQDPIAAVQNALRPLMKALVSAHLLRNRDSDVWVYVVSCLTEIMRITAPEVPYNDDQMKEIFKMTVRAFGKLADTSCPSYKKAVGVLDTVSRVRLSLVMLDLECDDLILKMFRQFLKTIRPNHPESVLLSMEAIMVTVIHESEEVPMDLLEILLAALNKESQDFSPVASWLAEKVLITCACKLQTCIIEALKSTGTSLEMYSPVVLAICQGEAEAHIVVKPKQAEGNMSKRIARCGTRAQGDDNDLKQVQPGSTDVETESGSMRRGRELNPLMNTEEGYPFKTSSSKKVQEKELGDSSLGKLTAKKASLPSEVGQTNQSVVSSLSPSSKARKGSRKRSQSKIEETNLGAGSLAALVSKKQIVKKDDPEEEDFMESDLEKPEDSIKTAAKSSKKERAQNRSAKASAKKPLAESNRVEDSVKKSVHSESKGASMYSHILQSSKNKKKISRAITPPRKESEQTAKSHHKRKRTAGEEVESHNSELGEELVGKRLKVWWPLDKKFYEGVIKSYSSRQKKHVVSYTDGDVENLDLKKERWEMIQDNSSSSDEKEIDLPDSTLLSDMRRQKTMKRKNVCKNVELSSSSDVRSSKKKSDPVANSTKLKGVSNEQESREKQNLESSKATNAEIGRTKGRTEKRQRVTRSMHQESEKDCDDKEEPETKAGGEELKSTNKSNAISETDGQEHKVAKEPAAKADGVERESAKEPNEEPNTEVQGRGSAKEIPACTTLIEEEDMSEESHRSVPETGKVENEDDQRVVKEETDKAEVGTIRVSV
- the LOC106390201 gene encoding sister chromatid cohesion protein PDS5 homolog E-like isoform X3, which encodes MLFSEEEKMGPLVGETELSEALVNAGKNLLKPPSSTKALLHLLNEAEGQLSKLVQDPIAAVQNALRPLMKALVSAHLLRNRDSDVWVYVVSCLTEIMRITAPEVPYNDDQMKEIFKMTVRAFGKLADTSCPSYKKAVGVLDTVSRVRLSLVMLDLECDDLILKMFRQFLKTIRPNHPESVLLSMEAIMVTVIHESEEVPMDLLEILLAALNKESQDFSPVASWLAEKVLITCACKLQTCIIEALKSTGTSLEMYSPVVLAICQGEAEAHIVVKPKQAEGNMSKRIARCGTRAQGDDNDLKQVQPGSTDVETESGSMRRGRELNPLMNTEEGYPFKTSSSKKVQEKELGDSSLGKLTAKKASLPSEVGQTNQSVVSSLSPSSKARKGSRKRSQSKIEETNLGAGSLAALVSKKQIVKKDDPEEEDFMESDLEKPEDSIKTAAKSSKKERAQNRSAKASAKKPLAESNRVEDSVKKSVHSESKGASMYSHILQSSKNKKISRAITPPRKESEQTAKSHHKRKRTAGEEVESHNSELGEELVGKRLKVWWPLDKKFYEGVIKSYSSRQKKHVVSYTDGDVENLDLKKERWEMIQDNSSSSDEKEIDLPDSTLLSDIRRRQKTMKRKNVCKNVELSSSSDVRSSKKKSDPVANSTKLKGVSNEQESREKQNLESSKATNAEIGRTKGRTEKRQRVTRSMHQESEKDCDDKEEPETKAGGEELKSTNKSNAISETDGQEHKVAKEPAAKADGVERESAKEPNEEPNTEVQGRGSAKEIPACTTLIEEEDMSEESHRSVPETGKVENEDDQRVVKEETDKAEVGTIRVSV
- the LOC106390201 gene encoding sister chromatid cohesion protein PDS5 homolog E-like isoform X4; protein product: MCSMSDGRCLCRVKEAEGQLSKLVQDPIAAVQNALRPLMKALVSAHLLRNRDSDVWVYVVSCLTEIMRITAPEVPYNDDQMKEIFKMTVRAFGKLADTSCPSYKKAVGVLDTVSRVRLSLVMLDLECDDLILKMFRQFLKTIRPNHPESVLLSMEAIMVTVIHESEEVPMDLLEILLAALNKESQDFSPVASWLAEKVLITCACKLQTCIIEALKSTGTSLEMYSPVVLAICQGEAEAHIVVKPKQAEGNMSKRIARCGTRAQGDDNDLKQVQPGSTDVETESGSMRRGRELNPLMNTEEGYPFKTSSSKKVQEKELGDSSLGKLTAKKASLPSEVGQTNQSVVSSLSPSSKARKGSRKRSQSKIEETNLGAGSLAALVSKKQIVKKDDPEEEDFMESDLEKPEDSIKTAAKSSKKERAQNRSAKASAKKPLAESNRVEDSVKKSVHSESKGASMYSHILQSSKNKKKISRAITPPRKESEQTAKSHHKRKRTAGEEVESHNSELGEELVGKRLKVWWPLDKKFYEGVIKSYSSRQKKHVVSYTDGDVENLDLKKERWEMIQDNSSSSDEKEIDLPDSTLLSDIRRRQKTMKRKNVCKNVELSSSSDVRSSKKKSDPVANSTKLKGVSNEQESREKQNLESSKATNAEIGRTKGRTEKRQRVTRSMHQESEKDCDDKEEPETKAGGEELKSTNKSNAISETDGQEHKVAKEPAAKADGVERESAKEPNEEPNTEVQGRGSAKEIPACTTLIEEEDMSEESHRSVPETGKVENEDDQRVVKEETDKAEVGTIRVSV